From a single Scomber japonicus isolate fScoJap1 chromosome 12, fScoJap1.pri, whole genome shotgun sequence genomic region:
- the pkn2a gene encoding serine/threonine-protein kinase N2 isoform X2 codes for MAADSVQGDARGQMVAERLGLGHNLDLSDTMVQQKLEEIKEQIRREIRKELKIKEGAENLRKVTTDKKSLAYVDNMLKKSNKKVEELHQELQELNAHIVVKDPEELQECPLTPDTPNSETRMCTSSSRLAALKRQNDIELKVKQGAENMIQMYSNGPSKDRKLLATAQQMLQDSKTKIEFIRMQILKASQASELSFESNEVMDKPIISPLDLRVEELCHHARIESAVAEGAKNVMKLLGTGKVTEKRAHSEAQARFNESSQKLDLLRYSLEQRLNELPKNHPRSSSIVEELSLLSTPVLSPRSSIISTQNQYSTVTKPAALTGTLDVRLMGCQDLLENVPGRSKAASIPLPGWSPSETRSSFISRANRNRGVSSRNVTKSEELSNEIGAVLKLDNTVVGQTSWRPVSNQAWDQKFTLELDRSRELEISVYWRDWRSLCAVKFLRLEDFLDNQRHGMCLYLEPQGMLFAEVTFFNPVIERRPKLQRQKKIFSKQQGKTFLRAPQMNINIATWGRLVRRAIPTVSTNSFSPQAVETGPSSLPGSPTPCSDPLVTKLDFDKEPTPGPKHYPAPDDIREPLVQHKMPDKEEVQDALASFDFLNKRNSIAVKGDLDGVVEQEIQHPDLELTAIQKDADIREEEQFHFSLKDFKCVAVLGRGHFGKVLLAEYKSTGEMFAIKALKKGDIVARDEVDSLMCEKRIFETVNSVRHPFLVNLFACFQTQEHVCFVMEYAAGGDLMMHIHADVFSEPRAVFYAACVVLGLQFLHDHKIVYRDLKLDNLLLDTEGYVKIADFGLCKEGMGFRDRTSTFCGTPEFLAPEVLTETSYTRAVDWWGLGVLIFEMLVGESPFPGDDEEEVFDSIVNDEVRYPRFLSTEAISIMRRLLRRSPERRLGAGERDAEEVKKHLFFRSMDWNGLLAKKVKPPFVPTIQGANDVSNFDDEFTSEAPILTPPREPRMLNLDEQSMFSDFDYIADWC; via the exons ATGGCCGCCGATTCCGTGCAG GGGGATGCCAGGGGCCAGATGGTGGCAGAGCGATTGGGTCTGGGACACAACCTGGACCTGTCCGACACCATGGTCCAACAGAAGCTGGAAGAGATCAAGGAGCAGATCCGCCGCGAGATCCGCAAGGAGCTGAAGATCAAAGAAGGAGCAGAGAACCTGCGAAAG gtCACCACAGACAAGAAGAGCCTGGCTTATGTCGACAACATGCTGAAAAAATCAAACAAGAAGGTTGAGGAGCTTCACCAGGAGCTGCAAGAGCTCAATGCCCACATCGTGGTCAAAGACCCAGAAGAGCTGCAAG AATGCCCTCTGACCCCAGACACCCCGAACAGCGAGACCAGAATGTGCACCAGCAGTAGCCGCCTGGCAGCCCTCAAAAGACAGAACGACATCGAGCTCAAGGTCAAACAGGGCGCCGAGAACATGATTCAGATGTACTCCAACGGGCCCTCCAAG GATCGTAAGTTGCTAGCGACAGCCCAGCAGATGCTTCAGGACAGCAAGACAAAGATCGAGTTCATCAGGATGCAGATCCTTAAGGCCAGCCAAGCCAGCGAGCTGAGCTTTGAGAGCAACGAAGTGATGG ACAAACCCATCATCAGCCCGCTGGACCTGCGGGTGGAAGAGCTGTGTCACCACGCCAGGATAGAGTCCGCTGTGGCTGAGGGAGCCAAGAACGTCATGAAACTCCTAGGCACAGGAAAAGTCACAGAAAAAAGAGCACATTCAGAG gCGCAGGCTCGTTTTAATGAGTCCAGCCAAAAACTCGACCTCCTGCGATATTCCTTGGAGCAACGTCTCAATGAGTTGCCTAAAAACCACCCGCGCAGCAGCAGTATTGTGGAGGAGCTGTCCCTCCTGTCCACGCCGGTCCTCAGCCCAAGATCGAGCATCATTTCCACACAGAACCAGTACAGCACTGTGACCAAGCCCGCTGCACTCACAG GCACATTAGACGTTAGGCTCATGGGCTGTCAGGACCTTCTGGAAAATGTCCCGGGCCGTTCCAAAGCTGCATCTATCCCACTGCCCGGCTGGAGCCCGAGCGAGACGCGCTCATCCTTCATCAGCAGAGCAAACCGAAACCGCGGCGTGAGTTCACGTAACGTGACGAAGAGCGAGGAACTCTCCA ATGAGATCGGTGCAGTTTTGAAACTGGACAACACGGTAGTCGGCCAGACGAGCTGGAGGCCAGTCAGCAACCAGGCTTGGGACCAGAAGTTTACATTGGAGCTGGATCGG TCTCGTGAACTGGAGATCTCGGTGTATTGGCGTGACTGGCGTTCGCTCTGCGCGGTCAAGTTCCTGCGGTTGGAGGACTTCCTAGACAACCAGCGTCACGGGATGTGTCTGTACCTGGAGCCACAGGGGATGCTGTTTGCTGAG GTAACGTTTTTCAATCCTGTCATTGAGAGACGGCCAAAGTTGCAAAGACAAAAGAAGATTTTCTCAAAGCAGCAAG gTAAGACCTTCCTGCGAGCCCCTCAGATGAACATCAACATCGCCACATGGGGCCGCCTGGTGAGAAGAGCCATACCGACCGTCAGCACTAACTCCTTCAGCCCGCAGGCAGTTGAGACTGGGCCCAGCAGCCTGCCTGGTTCACCCACACCCTGCAG CGACCCACTGGTGACCAAGCTAGACTTTGACAAAGAGCCCACCCCAGGACCCAAGCACTACCCAGCACCCGACGACATCCGGGAGCCACTTGTGCAGCATAAGATGCCCGACAAGGAGGAAGTACAG gatgCTCTCGCCTCATTCGACTTCCTGAACAAGAGAAACAGCATAGCGGTGAAGGGGGACCTGGACGGAGTAGTGGAGCAGGAGATCCAGCATCCAGACCTGGAGCTCACTGCCATTCAAAAAGACGCAGATATAAG GGAAGAAGAGCAGTTCCACTTTAGTCTCAAAGACTTCAAATGTGTGGCGGTCCTCGGACGTGGACACTTTGGAAAG GTGTTGTTAGCTGAGTATAAAAGCACTGGAGAGATGTTCGCTATCAAAGCTCTGAAGAAAGGAGACATTGTGGCTCGTGATGAGGTGGACAG tCTGATGTGTGAGAAGAGGATTTTCGAAACAGTCAACAGCGTCCGCCACCCGTTCCTGGTCAACCTTTTTGCATGTTTCCAGACGCAGGagcatgtttgttttgtcatggaATACGCAGCGGGAGGGGACCTGATGATGCACATCCATGCTGATGTTTTCTCTGAGCCCAGGGCCGT GTTTTATGCAGCCTGTGTCGTTCTGGGGTTACAGTTCTTACATGACCATAAGATTGTGTACAG GGATTTGAAGCTCGATAACCTGCTCCTGGATACAGAGGGATATGTGAAGATTGCTGATTTTGGGCTTTGCAAAGAAG GAATGGGTTTCAGGGACCGCACCAGTACTTTCTGTGGCACGCCAGAGTTTTTAGCTCCGGAGGTTTTGACTGAAACGTCGTACACTCGTGCCGTGGACTGGTGGGGGCTCGGTGTCCTCATCTTCGAGATGCTGGTTGGGGAG TCCCCCTTCCCCGGTgacgatgaggaggaggtgtttGACAGCATTGTCAACGATGAAGTCCGCTACCCACGGTTCCTCTCGACTGAGGCCATCTCCATCATGAGGAGG CTGTTGAGGAGAAGCCCCGAACGACGTTTAGGAGCAGGAGAAAGGGACGCAGAGGAGGTTAAGAAACATCTATTCTTCAGG AGCATGGATTGGAACGGACTGCTGGCGAAGAAGGTGAAGCCACCGTTCGTGCCGACCATCCAGGGCGCCAACGACGTCAGCAACTTCGACGATGAATTTACCTCAGAGGCGCCCATCTTAACGCCACCGAGGGAACCCCGAATGCTGAACTTGGACGAGCAGAGCATGTTCTCTGACTTTGATTACATTGCTGACTGGTGTTAG
- the pkn2a gene encoding serine/threonine-protein kinase N2 isoform X1, with protein MRGLGCSSDLEMELDETEEATGDARGQMVAERLGLGHNLDLSDTMVQQKLEEIKEQIRREIRKELKIKEGAENLRKVTTDKKSLAYVDNMLKKSNKKVEELHQELQELNAHIVVKDPEELQECPLTPDTPNSETRMCTSSSRLAALKRQNDIELKVKQGAENMIQMYSNGPSKDRKLLATAQQMLQDSKTKIEFIRMQILKASQASELSFESNEVMDKPIISPLDLRVEELCHHARIESAVAEGAKNVMKLLGTGKVTEKRAHSEAQARFNESSQKLDLLRYSLEQRLNELPKNHPRSSSIVEELSLLSTPVLSPRSSIISTQNQYSTVTKPAALTGTLDVRLMGCQDLLENVPGRSKAASIPLPGWSPSETRSSFISRANRNRGVSSRNVTKSEELSNEIGAVLKLDNTVVGQTSWRPVSNQAWDQKFTLELDRSRELEISVYWRDWRSLCAVKFLRLEDFLDNQRHGMCLYLEPQGMLFAEVTFFNPVIERRPKLQRQKKIFSKQQGKTFLRAPQMNINIATWGRLVRRAIPTVSTNSFSPQAVETGPSSLPGSPTPCSDPLVTKLDFDKEPTPGPKHYPAPDDIREPLVQHKMPDKEEVQDALASFDFLNKRNSIAVKGDLDGVVEQEIQHPDLELTAIQKDADIREEEQFHFSLKDFKCVAVLGRGHFGKVLLAEYKSTGEMFAIKALKKGDIVARDEVDSLMCEKRIFETVNSVRHPFLVNLFACFQTQEHVCFVMEYAAGGDLMMHIHADVFSEPRAVFYAACVVLGLQFLHDHKIVYRDLKLDNLLLDTEGYVKIADFGLCKEGMGFRDRTSTFCGTPEFLAPEVLTETSYTRAVDWWGLGVLIFEMLVGESPFPGDDEEEVFDSIVNDEVRYPRFLSTEAISIMRRLLRRSPERRLGAGERDAEEVKKHLFFRSMDWNGLLAKKVKPPFVPTIQGANDVSNFDDEFTSEAPILTPPREPRMLNLDEQSMFSDFDYIADWC; from the exons ATGCGAGGACTGGGTTGTTCATCTGATTTAGAGATGGAGTTGGATGAAACTGAGGAAGCTACG GGGGATGCCAGGGGCCAGATGGTGGCAGAGCGATTGGGTCTGGGACACAACCTGGACCTGTCCGACACCATGGTCCAACAGAAGCTGGAAGAGATCAAGGAGCAGATCCGCCGCGAGATCCGCAAGGAGCTGAAGATCAAAGAAGGAGCAGAGAACCTGCGAAAG gtCACCACAGACAAGAAGAGCCTGGCTTATGTCGACAACATGCTGAAAAAATCAAACAAGAAGGTTGAGGAGCTTCACCAGGAGCTGCAAGAGCTCAATGCCCACATCGTGGTCAAAGACCCAGAAGAGCTGCAAG AATGCCCTCTGACCCCAGACACCCCGAACAGCGAGACCAGAATGTGCACCAGCAGTAGCCGCCTGGCAGCCCTCAAAAGACAGAACGACATCGAGCTCAAGGTCAAACAGGGCGCCGAGAACATGATTCAGATGTACTCCAACGGGCCCTCCAAG GATCGTAAGTTGCTAGCGACAGCCCAGCAGATGCTTCAGGACAGCAAGACAAAGATCGAGTTCATCAGGATGCAGATCCTTAAGGCCAGCCAAGCCAGCGAGCTGAGCTTTGAGAGCAACGAAGTGATGG ACAAACCCATCATCAGCCCGCTGGACCTGCGGGTGGAAGAGCTGTGTCACCACGCCAGGATAGAGTCCGCTGTGGCTGAGGGAGCCAAGAACGTCATGAAACTCCTAGGCACAGGAAAAGTCACAGAAAAAAGAGCACATTCAGAG gCGCAGGCTCGTTTTAATGAGTCCAGCCAAAAACTCGACCTCCTGCGATATTCCTTGGAGCAACGTCTCAATGAGTTGCCTAAAAACCACCCGCGCAGCAGCAGTATTGTGGAGGAGCTGTCCCTCCTGTCCACGCCGGTCCTCAGCCCAAGATCGAGCATCATTTCCACACAGAACCAGTACAGCACTGTGACCAAGCCCGCTGCACTCACAG GCACATTAGACGTTAGGCTCATGGGCTGTCAGGACCTTCTGGAAAATGTCCCGGGCCGTTCCAAAGCTGCATCTATCCCACTGCCCGGCTGGAGCCCGAGCGAGACGCGCTCATCCTTCATCAGCAGAGCAAACCGAAACCGCGGCGTGAGTTCACGTAACGTGACGAAGAGCGAGGAACTCTCCA ATGAGATCGGTGCAGTTTTGAAACTGGACAACACGGTAGTCGGCCAGACGAGCTGGAGGCCAGTCAGCAACCAGGCTTGGGACCAGAAGTTTACATTGGAGCTGGATCGG TCTCGTGAACTGGAGATCTCGGTGTATTGGCGTGACTGGCGTTCGCTCTGCGCGGTCAAGTTCCTGCGGTTGGAGGACTTCCTAGACAACCAGCGTCACGGGATGTGTCTGTACCTGGAGCCACAGGGGATGCTGTTTGCTGAG GTAACGTTTTTCAATCCTGTCATTGAGAGACGGCCAAAGTTGCAAAGACAAAAGAAGATTTTCTCAAAGCAGCAAG gTAAGACCTTCCTGCGAGCCCCTCAGATGAACATCAACATCGCCACATGGGGCCGCCTGGTGAGAAGAGCCATACCGACCGTCAGCACTAACTCCTTCAGCCCGCAGGCAGTTGAGACTGGGCCCAGCAGCCTGCCTGGTTCACCCACACCCTGCAG CGACCCACTGGTGACCAAGCTAGACTTTGACAAAGAGCCCACCCCAGGACCCAAGCACTACCCAGCACCCGACGACATCCGGGAGCCACTTGTGCAGCATAAGATGCCCGACAAGGAGGAAGTACAG gatgCTCTCGCCTCATTCGACTTCCTGAACAAGAGAAACAGCATAGCGGTGAAGGGGGACCTGGACGGAGTAGTGGAGCAGGAGATCCAGCATCCAGACCTGGAGCTCACTGCCATTCAAAAAGACGCAGATATAAG GGAAGAAGAGCAGTTCCACTTTAGTCTCAAAGACTTCAAATGTGTGGCGGTCCTCGGACGTGGACACTTTGGAAAG GTGTTGTTAGCTGAGTATAAAAGCACTGGAGAGATGTTCGCTATCAAAGCTCTGAAGAAAGGAGACATTGTGGCTCGTGATGAGGTGGACAG tCTGATGTGTGAGAAGAGGATTTTCGAAACAGTCAACAGCGTCCGCCACCCGTTCCTGGTCAACCTTTTTGCATGTTTCCAGACGCAGGagcatgtttgttttgtcatggaATACGCAGCGGGAGGGGACCTGATGATGCACATCCATGCTGATGTTTTCTCTGAGCCCAGGGCCGT GTTTTATGCAGCCTGTGTCGTTCTGGGGTTACAGTTCTTACATGACCATAAGATTGTGTACAG GGATTTGAAGCTCGATAACCTGCTCCTGGATACAGAGGGATATGTGAAGATTGCTGATTTTGGGCTTTGCAAAGAAG GAATGGGTTTCAGGGACCGCACCAGTACTTTCTGTGGCACGCCAGAGTTTTTAGCTCCGGAGGTTTTGACTGAAACGTCGTACACTCGTGCCGTGGACTGGTGGGGGCTCGGTGTCCTCATCTTCGAGATGCTGGTTGGGGAG TCCCCCTTCCCCGGTgacgatgaggaggaggtgtttGACAGCATTGTCAACGATGAAGTCCGCTACCCACGGTTCCTCTCGACTGAGGCCATCTCCATCATGAGGAGG CTGTTGAGGAGAAGCCCCGAACGACGTTTAGGAGCAGGAGAAAGGGACGCAGAGGAGGTTAAGAAACATCTATTCTTCAGG AGCATGGATTGGAACGGACTGCTGGCGAAGAAGGTGAAGCCACCGTTCGTGCCGACCATCCAGGGCGCCAACGACGTCAGCAACTTCGACGATGAATTTACCTCAGAGGCGCCCATCTTAACGCCACCGAGGGAACCCCGAATGCTGAACTTGGACGAGCAGAGCATGTTCTCTGACTTTGATTACATTGCTGACTGGTGTTAG